The following coding sequences are from one Phormidium ambiguum IAM M-71 window:
- the cbiD gene encoding cobalt-precorrin-5B (C(1))-methyltransferase CbiD, which produces MINDKPRSGYTLPVFAAASAIAALQWLKQRQPIPSVKVDLINPAETVEIAIEQVSGINDTTALAITRSDPGDNLDLTRNTPVWALVELSGGDGGQGGRGAGEQGGRGEEVPNSKLKTSPVPSPQSLITLKGGEGIGRILEAEGKAAIYAYARQLLEENLARLLAPGEKITVTIILPEGRQLADRTSNAAFGVVEGLSLLGTSGISQPLSASGQLDIFQEELREKIKQLNNSPLLVFCIGENGLNLAEKLGISPERLVKTANWLGPMLVEAGKQGVREILLFGYHGKLMKLAGGIFHTHHYFADGRQEILTAHCAKVGLPTPVLQRVFAESTADAALNYLRALDGENGSNWVEQVYESIAQAIDDRTQTYIYNQIQQQVRVGSILFDRQRQIIIKSKNGIQLFNQLC; this is translated from the coding sequence ATGATTAACGACAAACCCCGTTCCGGTTATACCTTACCAGTGTTTGCTGCTGCTAGTGCGATCGCAGCATTGCAATGGTTAAAACAACGTCAACCCATCCCATCTGTAAAAGTAGATTTAATTAACCCTGCTGAAACTGTGGAAATTGCGATCGAACAAGTCAGCGGCATTAACGACACCACAGCCTTAGCCATAACTCGCAGCGACCCCGGAGATAACCTCGACTTGACTCGGAATACGCCTGTTTGGGCATTGGTGGAGTTAAGTGGGGGAGATGGGGGGCAGGGGGGCAGGGGAGCAGGGGAGCAGGGGGGCAGGGGAGAAGAAGTTCCTAACTCAAAACTCAAAACTTCCCCAGTCCCCAGTCCCCAGTCCCTCATCACTTTGAAAGGTGGGGAAGGAATTGGGAGAATATTGGAGGCTGAGGGAAAGGCGGCGATTTATGCTTATGCGCGGCAGCTTTTAGAAGAAAATTTGGCGCGTTTACTTGCACCAGGGGAGAAAATTACTGTTACGATTATTTTGCCAGAAGGAAGACAATTAGCCGATCGCACATCCAACGCCGCCTTCGGAGTCGTCGAAGGACTCTCCCTACTCGGCACCAGCGGCATCTCTCAACCCCTAAGCGCCTCCGGTCAACTAGATATCTTCCAAGAAGAACTCCGAGAAAAAATCAAACAACTCAATAACTCCCCTCTGCTCGTCTTCTGTATTGGCGAAAATGGTTTAAACTTGGCTGAAAAGCTGGGCATTTCCCCGGAAAGATTGGTCAAAACAGCTAATTGGTTAGGCCCAATGCTGGTAGAAGCAGGAAAACAGGGCGTTCGGGAGATTTTGTTGTTTGGCTATCACGGTAAACTCATGAAGTTGGCGGGGGGAATTTTCCACACCCATCATTATTTTGCCGATGGGAGACAAGAAATTTTGACGGCACATTGTGCCAAAGTAGGTTTACCGACTCCTGTGTTACAAAGGGTTTTTGCGGAATCAACTGCTGATGCAGCGTTGAATTATCTCCGGGCGTTGGATGGGGAAAATGGCAGTAATTGGGTAGAACAGGTTTATGAGTCCATTGCTCAAGCCATTGACGATCGCACTCAAACTTACATCTATAATCAGATTCAACAGCAAGTTAGGGTCGGCTCAATTTTGTTCGATCGCCAACGTCAAATTATCATCAAAAGCAAAAATGGTATTCAGCTATTTAACCAACTATGTTAA
- a CDS encoding ribbon-helix-helix domain-containing protein, producing the protein MQMKNLSISLPVPLVNFIEKYKTSHQYQSPSQVIEAALELLRNRELEEAYRQASEEVDSDWDITIGDGLTDETWVYWMKMYQI; encoded by the coding sequence ATGCAGATGAAAAATTTATCTATTTCCTTACCAGTCCCTTTAGTAAACTTTATTGAAAAATACAAAACTTCCCATCAATACCAATCTCCATCCCAAGTAATTGAGGCGGCGTTAGAGTTATTACGTAATCGGGAATTAGAAGAAGCTTATCGACAAGCTTCTGAGGAAGTTGACTCGGATTGGGATATCACAATTGGGGATGGATTGACAGATGAAACGTGGGTATATTGGATGAAAATGTATCAGATATAG
- a CDS encoding MinD/ParA family ATP-binding protein — MPKVVSIHSYRGGTGKSNFTANLATTIALQGNRVGVVDTDVPSPGIHNLFCLEPEQMGKTLNNYLWGDSPIEDTAYDVSANVGLTEAGKLYLIPSSVRADDIARILKDGYDVRLMNDGFRSLVKTLQLDYLFIDTHPGLSKETFLSIAISHFLILILRPDKQDYQGTAVTVDVARQLKVRKMLLAINKVHSKLNREAIKQKVEETYHETVAGVFPLSEDVVQLASEGVFCVKYPEHPMSQEFRKVAQQIIEG; from the coding sequence ATGCCTAAAGTTGTTTCAATTCACTCATATCGGGGTGGTACGGGTAAATCTAACTTTACAGCCAACTTAGCAACTACTATTGCCTTACAGGGAAATCGAGTTGGCGTGGTAGATACAGATGTTCCCTCACCTGGGATTCATAATCTGTTTTGCTTAGAGCCTGAACAAATGGGCAAAACTTTGAATAATTATCTTTGGGGTGATAGTCCGATCGAAGATACAGCTTATGATGTGAGTGCTAATGTTGGGTTAACTGAGGCGGGTAAGCTTTATCTAATTCCCTCTAGTGTGAGAGCGGATGATATTGCCCGGATTCTCAAAGACGGGTATGATGTCCGGCTGATGAATGATGGGTTTCGCAGCTTAGTGAAGACGCTGCAATTGGATTATTTGTTTATTGATACTCACCCTGGATTGTCAAAAGAAACGTTTTTGTCGATCGCAATTTCCCATTTTCTGATCTTGATTTTGCGTCCTGACAAACAAGACTATCAAGGAACAGCTGTTACCGTCGATGTAGCACGACAATTGAAAGTGCGGAAAATGCTACTAGCTATTAATAAAGTTCATAGCAAGCTCAACCGGGAAGCAATAAAACAGAAAGTTGAGGAAACCTACCACGAAACCGTCGCTGGAGTCTTTCCGCTTTCGGAAGATGTGGTTCAACTAGCGAGTGAAGGTGTTTTTTGTGTGAAATACCCAGAACACCCAATGAGCCAAGAGTTTCGCAAGGTAGCGCAGCAAATTATTGAGGGGTGA
- the lysS gene encoding lysine--tRNA ligase: protein MTQSEAEVRARKVEDLRSQGIEPYPSESYQRSHTTQQVRDLFSQPGKELENGQNDPEETPIKVSGRITSKRDSGSIIFIDLRDSTGRIQLKIEKKVVTGETGLSFKQIEKLLDVGDFVGASGIGSRTNRGELSIQVRELILLSKATIPFPDAYYGVNDPETCRRHREMDLAGNLDSFQRFVLRSKIVQSIRNYLTETGFYEIETPVLQAIYGGAAARPFITHHNALDVDLYLRIAPELFLKRAVCGGFERVFELGRVFRNEGVDSTHNPEFTSLEVYQAYADYFDILGVVEEVFCYTAKVVHGDKLEIEYQGQSISLERKYDHSEKFPGFTGKHWQVKTMVEAVKDDTGLDFEILELADAISKSEQLGLHLSNLEKQSLGYVLYAVFDKLVAPKLIQPTFIIDFPVEVSPLAKGHRSKPGFVERFELFIGGTEYSNGFSELNDPKEQRKRFEEQLAQKNAGDDEAHPMDEDFIEALSLGMPNCAGMGIGVDRLVMLLTNTQSIRDVVMFPTMRPIKDRQVNTAEEQ from the coding sequence ATGACTCAGAGTGAAGCAGAAGTTCGGGCGCGGAAGGTAGAAGATTTGCGATCGCAGGGAATAGAACCCTATCCTAGCGAATCATATCAGCGATCGCATACAACCCAGCAAGTTAGAGACTTATTTAGTCAACCAGGAAAAGAACTCGAAAATGGACAAAACGATCCCGAAGAAACACCAATAAAAGTTTCTGGACGTATTACTTCTAAACGCGATAGTGGTAGCATTATTTTTATCGATTTAAGAGATTCTACAGGCAGAATTCAACTGAAAATCGAGAAAAAAGTAGTAACAGGTGAAACTGGTTTATCTTTTAAACAAATTGAAAAACTTCTCGATGTTGGAGACTTTGTTGGTGCGTCGGGAATTGGTAGTCGCACTAATAGAGGTGAACTATCAATTCAAGTCAGAGAATTGATATTATTATCCAAAGCTACTATTCCTTTTCCTGATGCTTATTACGGCGTTAACGATCCCGAAACTTGTCGCCGTCATCGGGAAATGGACTTAGCTGGAAATCTGGATTCTTTCCAACGTTTTGTACTTCGCAGCAAAATCGTCCAAAGCATTCGTAACTATTTAACTGAAACTGGATTTTATGAAATAGAAACACCAGTTTTACAAGCAATTTATGGTGGTGCAGCAGCACGTCCATTTATTACTCATCACAATGCTTTAGATGTTGATTTGTACTTACGAATCGCCCCAGAACTGTTTTTAAAAAGGGCTGTTTGTGGCGGATTTGAGCGAGTTTTTGAATTAGGCAGAGTATTTAGAAACGAAGGTGTTGACAGTACTCATAACCCTGAATTCACTTCTTTGGAAGTGTACCAAGCTTACGCTGATTACTTCGATATTTTAGGTGTGGTAGAAGAGGTCTTTTGCTACACAGCTAAAGTTGTGCATGGAGACAAACTGGAAATTGAATATCAAGGGCAAAGTATTAGTTTAGAACGGAAGTACGACCACAGCGAAAAGTTTCCCGGTTTTACTGGCAAACATTGGCAAGTGAAAACAATGGTGGAAGCGGTTAAAGATGACACTGGGTTGGATTTTGAAATTTTGGAATTGGCAGATGCAATTAGCAAATCTGAACAGTTAGGATTGCATCTTTCTAATTTAGAAAAACAAAGTTTAGGCTATGTGCTATATGCGGTTTTTGATAAGTTAGTTGCGCCTAAACTAATTCAACCAACCTTTATTATTGACTTTCCAGTGGAAGTTAGTCCGCTAGCAAAAGGACATCGCAGCAAACCTGGTTTTGTAGAAAGGTTTGAGTTGTTTATTGGTGGTACAGAATACTCGAACGGTTTTTCTGAGTTGAACGATCCAAAAGAACAAAGAAAGCGGTTTGAAGAACAGTTAGCACAGAAAAATGCTGGCGATGATGAGGCACATCCAATGGATGAAGATTTCATTGAAGCGTTGTCTTTGGGAATGCCAAATTGTGCGGGAATGGGAATCGGTGTTGATAGATTAGTTATGTTATTAACTAATACTCAAAGCATTCGTGATGTGGTGATGTTCCCCACAATGCGCCCGATTAAAGATCGGCAAGTAAATACTGCTGAGGAACAGTAA
- a CDS encoding PAS domain-containing protein, with protein MKSTKIINELRLWFLFIALASLTPMMAMTYFISKTPQIKEVKNNLAYIAQNKTKQLERFLQKKENNASTIAKILTIIEPREIYETTFKPSDINSSKFLEINLKNRQSLNNREIFNSGKIHLSYYLNNIIYSKKPIKRIGINYDYENYQLSEIANVLDNQITVSDWIYLPFLQGRILAQNNTSETLSYLTTLKKIVIIFGIFTLVVVILTAFLVKKSISVPVVKLTQVVQELARSNQNQQVPDLTHDEINQLAQSFNFMGQQLRECFQTIQEKEQELASTKEQLKVVLDAVPGSISWIDSDGRYIAVNRHLAEKFNLSQEAFVGKKLGFMQQNDKLSSFLCEFIKSSENSASSIIDFEVKQEKRYYLVAAQKYQQGDAIVSVGIDITERKQAEEALKQSESTTRALIEAIPDLLLRVRGDGVYLDDAIGAGRVKRFSGDNIALNTTTVYDSLPPAQAQQRMDTIKLALETKTLQMYEQQLLIDGQLIDEEVRVIVTGENEVLVMVRDITDRKRAEAALRIAEENYRSIFENALEGIFQSSPEGRFLKVNSAMAEIYGYDSPQEMIETIKDIGRQIYVDPLDQAEFQRLLEENDRINDFEYRVYQKDGSVIWIQEDTRAVRDHQGQLLYYEGMIQDITDRKNREDDLRRQLEELKIEIDHKKREKEVAMLTGSSYFQEVQQEIAEVNLEEFWS; from the coding sequence ATGAAAAGTACAAAAATTATTAATGAATTACGGCTCTGGTTTTTATTTATCGCTTTGGCTTCGCTAACACCGATGATGGCAATGACTTACTTTATTAGTAAAACTCCTCAAATAAAAGAAGTTAAGAATAATTTAGCTTATATTGCCCAAAATAAAACAAAACAATTAGAAAGGTTTTTGCAAAAAAAAGAAAATAATGCCAGTACTATCGCTAAAATATTAACCATAATTGAACCAAGAGAAATTTACGAAACAACTTTTAAACCCTCTGATATTAATTCATCAAAATTTTTAGAAATAAATTTAAAAAATCGACAATCTTTAAATAATCGAGAAATATTTAATTCTGGAAAAATTCATTTAAGTTATTATTTGAATAATATAATTTACTCAAAAAAACCAATAAAAAGAATCGGGATCAATTACGATTATGAAAATTATCAGTTGTCGGAAATAGCGAATGTTTTAGATAATCAAATAACTGTCAGCGATTGGATATATTTACCGTTTTTGCAGGGAAGAATTTTAGCACAAAATAATACTTCAGAAACTTTGTCTTATTTAACAACATTAAAAAAAATAGTCATTATTTTTGGTATTTTTACTTTAGTGGTGGTGATTTTAACAGCCTTTTTAGTGAAGAAATCTATTTCTGTGCCTGTTGTTAAACTGACTCAAGTTGTACAAGAACTGGCTCGCAGTAATCAGAATCAACAAGTACCCGATCTTACGCACGATGAAATCAATCAATTAGCTCAATCATTCAACTTCATGGGTCAACAACTGCGAGAATGTTTTCAAACTATTCAAGAAAAAGAGCAAGAGCTAGCTAGTACGAAAGAGCAATTAAAGGTTGTTTTAGATGCCGTTCCGGGTTCTATTTCTTGGATTGATTCGGATGGCAGATATATAGCGGTAAATCGCCATCTCGCGGAAAAATTTAACTTGTCTCAAGAAGCTTTTGTCGGTAAAAAATTAGGATTTATGCAACAGAATGATAAGTTATCAAGCTTCTTGTGTGAGTTTATTAAAAGTTCGGAAAATTCGGCATCTTCTATTATTGATTTTGAGGTTAAACAGGAAAAGCGGTACTATTTAGTTGCGGCGCAGAAATATCAACAAGGTGATGCGATCGTATCTGTGGGAATTGATATTACCGAGCGCAAACAAGCTGAAGAAGCATTAAAACAAAGTGAATCAACAACCCGTGCTTTAATTGAAGCTATTCCTGATTTATTGTTACGAGTTCGCGGTGATGGAGTTTATCTAGATGATGCAATTGGTGCGGGACGGGTGAAGCGGTTTTCAGGAGATAATATTGCTTTAAATACAACCACAGTTTACGATTCTTTGCCACCCGCCCAAGCACAACAGCGTATGGATACAATTAAGCTAGCACTGGAAACGAAAACGCTGCAAATGTACGAACAACAATTGCTGATAGATGGACAGTTAATTGATGAAGAAGTGCGGGTGATCGTTACGGGTGAAAATGAGGTGTTGGTGATGGTGCGCGATATTACCGATCGCAAACGCGCAGAAGCAGCATTACGAATTGCGGAAGAAAACTATCGTAGTATTTTTGAAAACGCTTTGGAAGGCATTTTTCAGTCTAGTCCTGAAGGGCGTTTTCTCAAAGTCAATTCAGCAATGGCGGAGATATATGGGTATGATTCACCTCAAGAAATGATTGAAACTATTAAAGATATTGGTAGGCAAATTTATGTTGACCCTTTGGATCAAGCAGAGTTTCAACGCTTATTAGAAGAAAACGATCGAATCAATGATTTTGAGTATCGGGTTTATCAAAAAGATGGTAGTGTCATCTGGATTCAAGAAGATACCCGTGCTGTCCGCGATCATCAAGGTCAACTTTTATATTATGAAGGCATGATTCAAGATATTACAGACCGGAAAAATCGTGAGGATGACTTAAGAAGGCAATTAGAAGAATTGAAAATTGAAATTGACCATAAAAAACGGGAAAAGGAAGTAGCTATGTTAACTGGAAGTAGCTACTTTCAAGAAGTGCAGCAAGAGATTGCAGAAGTAAACTTAGAGGAATTTTGGAGTTAA
- the glsA gene encoding glutaminase A — MSNFGDLQSLASSITAVTSPFRNYLTDLYEKYRKLNDGVVADYIPELALAKPEWFGICVVTKDGQVFEVGDCNQLFTIQSISKAFVFGLALEDHGREYVNSKVSVEPTGEAFNSIVLDEATNRPYNPMVNAGAIATADLIEGQNGTERLKRLLEMFKRYTGREHDINVPVFLSEKATGFRNRAMAYLMRNFGMLSDKIDETLDLYFQQCSILVNAKDLAMLAATLANGGVNPVTGERAIDERYVQDVISVMLTCGMYDASGEWCYRVGMPAKSGVGGGITAVVPGKLGIGTFSPLLDAKGNSVRGIKVCQDLSQDFGLHLFNAAKSERDLQQWITGGSAINDW, encoded by the coding sequence ATGTCTAACTTTGGAGATTTACAATCCCTAGCTAGTTCGATTACTGCTGTTACCTCACCTTTTCGGAATTATTTGACTGATTTGTACGAAAAGTACCGTAAGCTCAACGATGGCGTTGTTGCCGATTATATTCCCGAACTGGCGCTAGCAAAGCCAGAATGGTTTGGCATCTGTGTAGTGACAAAAGACGGACAGGTGTTTGAAGTTGGAGATTGCAACCAACTATTTACCATTCAATCAATTTCTAAAGCTTTTGTCTTTGGTTTAGCGTTAGAGGATCATGGACGCGAGTATGTCAATAGCAAGGTGAGTGTGGAACCGACGGGGGAAGCATTTAATTCCATTGTCCTCGATGAAGCCACCAACCGTCCCTACAACCCAATGGTAAATGCTGGTGCGATCGCTACTGCTGACTTAATCGAAGGTCAAAACGGCACCGAACGCCTGAAACGACTGCTGGAAATGTTTAAACGCTACACTGGACGGGAGCATGACATCAATGTTCCCGTTTTTTTATCAGAAAAGGCAACAGGCTTTCGCAATCGGGCAATGGCATATCTGATGCGAAATTTCGGTATGTTGAGCGACAAAATCGATGAAACATTAGATCTTTATTTTCAGCAATGTTCGATTCTGGTGAACGCGAAGGATTTGGCAATGCTGGCGGCAACTTTGGCGAATGGCGGCGTGAATCCCGTGACTGGGGAAAGAGCGATCGATGAACGCTACGTGCAGGATGTAATCAGTGTCATGCTGACCTGTGGGATGTACGACGCATCTGGAGAATGGTGTTATCGCGTGGGAATGCCTGCCAAAAGTGGTGTTGGTGGTGGGATTACAGCAGTAGTTCCTGGCAAACTCGGCATTGGGACTTTTTCACCCCTCTTAGATGCAAAAGGGAATAGCGTCCGAGGAATCAAAGTTTGTCAAGACTTGTCGCAGGATTTTGGCTTACACCTGTTTAACGCAGCCAAATCAGAACGGGATTTACAGCAATGGATTACCGGAGGTAGTGCCATTAATGATTGGTAG
- a CDS encoding Uma2 family endonuclease gives MSITPTQSKEKLTLEQFLQQYPDDGRYELVDGEIVKILATRQHDDIADFIADLMKAEVNRLKLNYKVSDRIMVATLSKKGKEQGRFPDVSVVNLDIWRANRSAYSALREPLQLAVEVVSTNWEDDYIDKLDEYQRLGIFEYWIVDYLAIGSRDYLGNPKVPTVFVYQLNGGIDQVTAYRGSERIISPTFPELELSVDEILGV, from the coding sequence ATGAGTATCACGCCAACTCAGTCAAAAGAAAAACTAACTTTAGAACAATTTCTGCAACAATATCCTGATGATGGTCGCTATGAGTTAGTAGATGGAGAAATTGTGAAAATATTAGCAACTAGACAACACGATGATATTGCAGATTTTATTGCTGACTTAATGAAAGCTGAAGTGAACCGCCTGAAACTTAATTACAAAGTTTCAGATAGAATTATGGTTGCCACTTTAAGTAAAAAGGGCAAAGAACAAGGACGTTTTCCTGATGTCAGCGTAGTTAATTTAGATATTTGGCGTGCTAACCGTTCAGCTTATTCTGCTTTGCGCGAACCTTTGCAATTAGCTGTAGAAGTAGTATCAACAAATTGGGAAGATGATTATATTGATAAATTAGATGAATATCAACGTTTAGGAATTTTTGAGTATTGGATTGTAGATTATTTAGCTATTGGTAGTAGGGATTATTTAGGTAATCCTAAAGTTCCTACCGTATTTGTTTATCAATTAAATGGAGGAATTGATCAAGTTACTGCTTATAGAGGTTCTGAGAGAATTATATCTCCTACTTTTCCTGAATTAGAATTAAGTGTTGATGAGATTTTGGGGGTTTAG
- the guaA gene encoding glutamine-hydrolyzing GMP synthase, with amino-acid sequence MTVQTSEPLSTESLSELNRQIIIILDFGSQYSELIARRIRETQVYSEVLSYRTTAEQIKQLNPKGIILSGGPNSVYDPNAPHCDPGIWQLGIPILGVCYGMQLMVQQLGGEVKRAERGEYGKASLIIDDPTDLLTNVEDGSTMWMSHGDSCTNLPEGFEILAHTANTPCAAIAHHQKKLYGVQFHPEVVHSVCGLALIRNFVYHICDCEPTWTTAAFVEQSVREIRAKVGDKRVLLALSGGVDSSTLAFLLHRAIGDQLTCMFIDQGFMRKYEPERLVKLFHEQFHIPVEYVNARDRFLQAIAGVTDPEEKRRRIGHEFIRVFEEESRKLGPFDYLAQGTLYPDVIESADTNVDPKTGERVAVKIKSHHNVGGLPKDLRFKLIEPLRKLFKDEVRKVGKSIGLPEEIVNRHPFPGPGLAIRILGEVTDERLDILRDADLIVRQEINRHEMYSELWQAFAVLLPIRSVGVMGDQRTYAYPIVLRFVKSEDGMTADWARVPYDLLELIANRIVNEVSGVNRVVYDITSKPPGTIEWE; translated from the coding sequence GTGACAGTACAGACATCTGAACCGCTTTCTACCGAATCTTTAAGTGAACTGAATCGCCAAATCATCATAATTTTGGACTTTGGCTCTCAGTACTCCGAGTTAATTGCTCGTCGGATACGGGAAACACAGGTTTATTCCGAAGTTCTTTCCTATCGGACTACCGCCGAACAAATTAAACAACTCAATCCTAAAGGGATCATTCTTTCCGGTGGCCCCAACTCAGTTTATGACCCAAATGCACCCCATTGCGATCCCGGAATTTGGCAGTTGGGTATTCCCATTTTGGGCGTTTGCTATGGAATGCAGTTAATGGTGCAGCAACTCGGCGGCGAAGTGAAACGCGCCGAACGTGGGGAGTATGGCAAAGCATCGTTAATTATCGACGATCCCACAGATTTGTTGACCAATGTGGAAGATGGTTCAACAATGTGGATGAGTCATGGAGATTCTTGCACGAATTTGCCAGAAGGGTTTGAAATTTTGGCACATACAGCGAATACGCCTTGTGCTGCGATCGCTCATCATCAGAAAAAGCTCTACGGTGTACAATTCCACCCAGAAGTCGTTCACTCAGTTTGTGGTTTAGCTTTAATCCGTAACTTTGTTTATCACATTTGCGACTGCGAACCAACCTGGACAACCGCCGCTTTTGTCGAACAATCTGTGCGGGAAATTCGGGCGAAAGTTGGCGATAAACGAGTATTATTGGCACTTTCTGGCGGTGTAGATTCTTCTACTTTAGCTTTCTTGCTGCACAGAGCTATTGGCGATCAATTAACTTGTATGTTTATCGACCAAGGCTTCATGCGGAAATATGAGCCAGAACGATTGGTAAAATTGTTCCACGAACAATTTCATATTCCTGTAGAGTACGTTAACGCCCGCGATCGCTTTTTACAAGCAATTGCTGGAGTTACCGATCCCGAAGAAAAGCGCCGTCGCATTGGACACGAATTTATTCGAGTTTTTGAAGAAGAATCAAGAAAACTTGGCCCCTTTGATTACCTCGCCCAAGGTACACTTTATCCAGACGTAATTGAATCTGCTGATACCAACGTCGATCCCAAAACAGGGGAACGAGTAGCAGTGAAAATTAAGAGTCACCACAACGTCGGCGGTTTACCGAAAGATTTACGCTTCAAGTTAATTGAACCATTACGGAAACTCTTTAAAGACGAAGTGCGGAAAGTCGGAAAATCGATCGGTTTACCAGAAGAAATCGTCAACCGCCATCCTTTCCCCGGCCCCGGACTCGCTATTCGCATTTTAGGCGAAGTTACCGACGAAAGGTTAGATATTCTCCGCGATGCAGATTTAATCGTGCGTCAGGAAATTAACCGCCATGAAATGTACAGCGAGTTATGGCAAGCATTTGCCGTCCTCCTACCCATACGTAGTGTCGGCGTAATGGGCGATCAACGGACTTACGCTTATCCGATCGTTCTCCGCTTCGTAAAAAGCGAAGATGGCATGACCGCAGACTGGGCAAGAGTACCTTACGATTTGTTGGAACTGATTGCTAACCGCATTGTTAATGAAGTTTCTGGAGTTAACCGAGTAGTCTACGACATTACTTCTAAACCACCTGGAACGATCGAATGGGAGTAA